The nucleotide sequence TAAACTGAGCCAGTGCATCAATGGCTGTTTTACACTCTTCCAAAGTTTCTCCGCCACAGAAATGAAAAAAAAGTGTCTTTTTCACCAAAGTTTTTATCGGAAGTTTATATTTCAGAGCGGATTTTACAAAATAACTCCCTATCTTTGCAGGGTGTTTCCAGTTCATAAGAGAGAACAGCAAATGCATTCTCCGCAGGTCTCCATTAGTTTTATGCACAAACGCTTTGGAAGTGTCTTCGAACGATAATATGTCGGGATTCTGTATCATATAAAAAATAAATAAAACAATATATTTCTATTAGAACGGTTATTTTATTTAATTGTTGACCTAATTCATTCTATACTTTTAATAATATGAAAGTTAATTTAAATGTTAGTCCTCTTGACAAATGGGCTAATCTGAGTTCAAAACCTTTGGTAATAGCAGGGCCATGCAGTGCAGAGACCCCAGAACAGCTAATGAAAACAGCCCAAGGACTCAAGGACCTAAAGGTTGATGTAATCAGAGCTGGTATATGGAAACCAAGAACCAGGCCAAACTCTTTTGAGGGTGCCGGTGCTGACGGTCTTCAGTGGCTTAAAGATGTTAAGAATGAACTTAAAACTCCGGTTGGAACTGAAGTAGCCAACCCTGAACATATTGAAGAAGCCCTAAAATACGATATTGACGTACTTTGGATAGGCGCCAGAACTACTGTTAGCCCATTTGCTATGCAGGAAATGGCTGATGCCCTAAAAGGAGTAAAGAATATTACCGTATTGGTGAAAAACCCTACGCACCCTGAACTGGGTCTTTGGATAGGCGCTTTCGAAAGATTGAACCAGGCTGGGATTACCAACTTAGGAGCTATTCACAGAGGGTTTGCCGTGTATGACAAGTCTAAATATAGGAACCAACCTTTCTGGCAAATTCCTATTGAACTTAGAAGAGTTGCTCCGCAAATTCCTATCATCTGCGACCCTAGCCACATAGCTGGTGCAAGAGATTATATCTTTGAAATCTCGCAGAAAGCAATGGACCTAACTTTCGATGGATTGATGATCGAAACACACATAGATCCTGACAATGCATGGAGTGACGCAGCTCAGCAAGTAACACCTGCTAGGTTAAAAGAAATCCTTTGCGACCTACAAATCAGGGAAGCTTCTATAGACAACCAGGAGTTCAACAGTCAACTGGATGATTTAAGAAAGAAGATTGATAACATCGACAGAGAGCTTATCGAGATCCTTGCGGCCAGAATGCACATTGTTGAAAAAATCGGCGAATACAAGAAAGGCAACAATGTAACCACATTTCAGGTGAAGAGATGGGATGAAATCATGAAAAACAGAACAGAGCTTGCTAAGAAGATGAACCTTAACGAAGCTTATATAAGTGAGATCTACAAGATCGTTCATGAAGAATCCGTAAGGAGACAAACAGAAATAATGAAAAAAGAGGAAGAATCTAAAGCTTAAAATGCCTTCTGAAATTTTTATAACCAGTAATATTGCCGGTAAAATCCGGCAGTATCTGGAGGGGAAGCAGTACTCCGGAATCTGTATTATCGTAGATGAAAATACAGAGGAGCATTGCCTCCCTTTACTTTTACCCTCACTGCCAGGAGCCAATATCATTGCCATTAAAAGTGGTGAAGAAAACAAAAATTTGGCTACCTGTGAGCATATCTGGCAAAAGATGACTGACCTTCAACTAGACAGGAAGGCATTGGTCATTAATGTCGGTGGCGGTGTTATAGGAGATATGGGCGGATTCTGTGCCGCAACATATAAAAGAGGTATAGACTTTATTCAAGTACCTACCACCCTCCTATCGCAAGTCGATGCAAGTGTAGGGGGAAAATTAGGTGTTGATTTCCAACACTTCAAAAACCATATTGGTGTTTTTTGTGAGCCTGTAGCAGTTTTTATTGACACTGTTTTCCTTAAAACTTTGCCAGTAAACGAGCTAAGATCGGGGTATGCTGAAGTAATCAAACACTGCCTCATCGCTGATAGTGAAAAGTGGGAAGAAATTAGCCTAAAAAGCTTTGAAGAGCAGAACTGGAATGATTTGGTAAAACATTCTATCCAGATGAAGGCAAAAATCACTTCAGAAGACCCTTTTGAAGGTGGACTCCGAAAAATCCTCAATTTTGGACATACCATAGGCCACGCCATAGAAAGCTATTTCCTGAACATTCCGGGCAAAAAGCTTTTACACGGTGAAGCTATTGCTATTGGTATGATAGCAGAAGCCTTTATAGCCCATGACAAAGGCTTTATAAGTGAAAATGACCTAAACAAGATCAAGTCTTATATTCTGTCCGTTTTTGGACATAGGGAACTTTTTGAATATGATTTGGAAAAAATAATCACCCTGACCCTCCAAGACAAAAAAAATGAACGCAACGCCATCTTGTGCTCATTGCTAGAGGAGCCTGGAAAGGCCAATTATAACCAGCCTGTCCAGTTTAGGGAAATAAGAGATGCGCTAAAATTTTATTCATTATAAAGGTATGTCTCAGGCCAAAATGAACATTCTGGAAATTAAAAAACATTCTGGAAAAGTACACTGTACAATAACACCTCCGTCTTCAAAAAGCGAAAGCAATAGAGCATTAATAATAAATGCATTGACCGGATTTAAGTCAGACATACAAAATGCGTCTAATGCCCGTGACACACAGACCATGATAAGGCTGTTACAGTCGGAAGAAAAAACATTAGATGTAATAGACGCTGGGACAACCATGCGTTTTTTAACGGCTTACCTTGCCATTACGGGTCAAAACAAGATATTAACCGGAACCAAGAGAATGTGCGAGCGCCCTATCAAACTTTTGGTAGACGCTCTAAGAACATTGGGTGCCAATATTACTTATTTGGGCAACGAAGGTTATCCACCGCTAGAAATACACCATTTTGACAAGTCTAAGGTACCTACCAACAAGTTAAGCATCAGAGGAGATGTAAGCAGCCAATACATTACAGCTTTGCTCATGGTAGCACCTGTGCTTCCCGAAGGGCTAGTACTAGAACTTACCGGTAAAATCGGTTCACGGCCATACATAGAAATGACCCTGAGCCTAATGGCCAAATTTGGTATCCAAGCTGACTGGACCGGGAACACAATTACTATCAAACACCAAGAATATAAACCGGCCACTTATAAAATAGAGTCTGACTGGTCGGGGGCAAGTTACTGGTTCAGCATAGCAGCTCTTGCAGACGAAGCTGAAATTAAACTAGAAGGGTATAAAAAAGACTCCTATCAAGGCGACCATGTCATTACTGAGATCATGGAGCATTTAGGCGTAAAAACCACTTTTACGGAAAGCGGATTGCTTTTGCAAAAAAGTGGGACTGCTTCTGACTTTTCTTTCGATTTTACCCATTGCCCAGATTTAGCACAAACCATTGCTGTGGCATGCGCCGCAAAAGGTATTGAATGCACTATGTCAGGGCTAGAAAGCTTGCGCATAAAAGAAACCGATAGAATTGCCGCTTTGCAAAACGAGTTAAAGAAGTTTGGCACCGAAATGGTGGAAGTTGAAAAAGATGTTACGTACAAGGTCTTAAAGTCTGACTTTAAGATTGACAATCAACAAATAGCCACTTATAAAGACCATAGGATGGCTATGGCTTTTGCCCCACTTGCCTTACTAGGCGAAATTGCCATTGAGCAACCTGATGTGGTGGACAAGTCATATCCAGACTTCTGGAAAGATTTGTCTGTAGCAGGCTTTAGCTATAAAGACTAACTAGCGCCCTCTTCATATTAGCCCTGAATTATGTAAAAGGTCCTTTACATAATTCAGGTTTATAGTTTAACTGGATTATATATTTCAGGCTTAGTACCGAAAATTCACCTTTTCATATCCCGCACCTACCTACGCCTCAGCTTACCGCACCAAATACACCAAAATACATGAATTAATAGGCTAGAAACGTATTTCAGAAGATTAATCCCCTAAATATTTACTTTTTGGTTACAAATATTTAACCTGATTTAATTTAATATTATATTTTTTTTTCCCATTTTAGGGTCAATTTATTACGCCAG is from Cytophagaceae bacterium ABcell3 and encodes:
- a CDS encoding bifunctional 3-deoxy-7-phosphoheptulonate synthase/chorismate mutase type II — encoded protein: MKVNLNVSPLDKWANLSSKPLVIAGPCSAETPEQLMKTAQGLKDLKVDVIRAGIWKPRTRPNSFEGAGADGLQWLKDVKNELKTPVGTEVANPEHIEEALKYDIDVLWIGARTTVSPFAMQEMADALKGVKNITVLVKNPTHPELGLWIGAFERLNQAGITNLGAIHRGFAVYDKSKYRNQPFWQIPIELRRVAPQIPIICDPSHIAGARDYIFEISQKAMDLTFDGLMIETHIDPDNAWSDAAQQVTPARLKEILCDLQIREASIDNQEFNSQLDDLRKKIDNIDRELIEILAARMHIVEKIGEYKKGNNVTTFQVKRWDEIMKNRTELAKKMNLNEAYISEIYKIVHEESVRRQTEIMKKEEESKA
- the aroB gene encoding 3-dehydroquinate synthase — its product is MPSEIFITSNIAGKIRQYLEGKQYSGICIIVDENTEEHCLPLLLPSLPGANIIAIKSGEENKNLATCEHIWQKMTDLQLDRKALVINVGGGVIGDMGGFCAATYKRGIDFIQVPTTLLSQVDASVGGKLGVDFQHFKNHIGVFCEPVAVFIDTVFLKTLPVNELRSGYAEVIKHCLIADSEKWEEISLKSFEEQNWNDLVKHSIQMKAKITSEDPFEGGLRKILNFGHTIGHAIESYFLNIPGKKLLHGEAIAIGMIAEAFIAHDKGFISENDLNKIKSYILSVFGHRELFEYDLEKIITLTLQDKKNERNAILCSLLEEPGKANYNQPVQFREIRDALKFYSL
- a CDS encoding 3-phosphoshikimate 1-carboxyvinyltransferase — its product is MNILEIKKHSGKVHCTITPPSSKSESNRALIINALTGFKSDIQNASNARDTQTMIRLLQSEEKTLDVIDAGTTMRFLTAYLAITGQNKILTGTKRMCERPIKLLVDALRTLGANITYLGNEGYPPLEIHHFDKSKVPTNKLSIRGDVSSQYITALLMVAPVLPEGLVLELTGKIGSRPYIEMTLSLMAKFGIQADWTGNTITIKHQEYKPATYKIESDWSGASYWFSIAALADEAEIKLEGYKKDSYQGDHVITEIMEHLGVKTTFTESGLLLQKSGTASDFSFDFTHCPDLAQTIAVACAAKGIECTMSGLESLRIKETDRIAALQNELKKFGTEMVEVEKDVTYKVLKSDFKIDNQQIATYKDHRMAMAFAPLALLGEIAIEQPDVVDKSYPDFWKDLSVAGFSYKD